A genomic region of Mitsuaria sp. 7 contains the following coding sequences:
- a CDS encoding LysR substrate-binding domain-containing protein produces METKWLEDFVSLAETRSFSRSAQLRHVTQPAFSRRIQALEAWAGVDLVDRSSYPTRLTAAGETLLGQAVDVLGNLQATRNMLRSHQSAGQDMIEFAVPHSLSFSFFPHWLMELRQRFGEVKCRLNALNVHDATLQLSEGNCDLLVVYHHPSQPLQLDPERYESVSLGHETLAAYAKADTTGAPMFRISGHPGQKIPFLSYASGAYLGRLVELIVKGAAQPLNFESVFETDMAESLKAMAIEGHGLAFLPASSVKKEVKARRLVRAAEPGQYELNMELRMYRERQGSARRVKPVAQALWNFLTHAEKIDS; encoded by the coding sequence GTGGAAACCAAATGGCTTGAAGACTTCGTGAGCCTGGCGGAGACGCGCAGCTTCTCCCGCTCGGCTCAACTGCGGCATGTCACGCAACCCGCGTTCTCGCGGCGCATCCAGGCGCTGGAGGCCTGGGCGGGCGTCGACCTCGTCGACCGCTCGTCCTATCCGACGCGGCTGACCGCCGCGGGCGAGACGCTGCTCGGCCAGGCCGTCGACGTGCTCGGCAACCTGCAGGCCACGCGCAACATGCTGCGCAGCCACCAGTCGGCGGGGCAGGACATGATCGAGTTCGCGGTCCCGCACTCGCTGTCCTTCAGCTTCTTCCCGCACTGGCTGATGGAGCTGCGCCAGCGCTTCGGCGAGGTGAAGTGCCGGCTCAACGCGCTCAACGTCCATGACGCGACGCTGCAGCTCAGCGAAGGCAACTGCGACCTGCTGGTCGTCTACCACCACCCCAGCCAGCCGCTGCAACTGGACCCGGAGCGTTACGAATCGGTCTCGCTCGGCCACGAGACGCTGGCCGCCTATGCGAAAGCTGACACAACCGGCGCGCCGATGTTCCGGATTTCCGGACACCCGGGTCAGAAGATCCCCTTCCTCAGTTACGCCTCGGGGGCCTATCTCGGGCGATTGGTGGAACTGATCGTCAAGGGCGCGGCGCAGCCGCTCAACTTCGAATCGGTCTTCGAGACCGACATGGCCGAGAGCCTCAAGGCCATGGCCATCGAGGGCCACGGCCTGGCCTTCCTGCCGGCCAGCTCGGTGAAGAAGGAAGTGAAGGCGCGCCGCCTGGTGCGGGCCGCCGAGCCCGGCCAGTACGAACTCAACATGGAACTGCGCATGTACCGCGAGCGCCAGGGTTCCGCGCGGCGGGTCAAGCCGGTCGCGCAGGCGCTGTGGAACTTCCTGACCCACGCCGAGAAGATCGACAGTTGA
- a CDS encoding ABC transporter ATP-binding protein/permease produces MRRSTLAGTAPTPAPSASSTAAPEARGDWHTIARLLPYFWRYRWRVGIALGFMVAAKLANVGVPLLLKQLVDSLDIPAGSAQALMVVPVGLLLAYGMLRLCTSLFTEARELIFAKATEGASRSISLQVFRHLHDLSLRFHLERQTGGMTRDIERGTRAVHALISYSLYSIFPTLVEVVLVLSLLAVKFDVLFAWITGAALVFYIGFTIVVTEWRTKYRKLLNELDSHAHSKAIDSLLNYETVKYFNNEDFEAARYDQSLERLRRAQLKSQRTLSLLNSGQQVIIAVALVAMLWRATQGVVDSRMSLGDLVMINAFMIQLYIPLNFLGVIYREIKQSLTDLDKMFGLLAREREIADAPGAQPLRVNGAAVRFDDVHFAYEPQRPILKGVSLEIPAGKKVAVVGPSGSGKSTLARLLYRFYDAQSGRIAIDGQSLAEVTQHSVRRAIGIVPQDTVLFNDTIAYNIAYGRPEATTEEIEAAAKSAHIHDFIRHLPLGYQTMVGERGLKLSGGEKQRVAIARTLLKNPPILIFDEATSALDSRNERAIQAELEAAAQDKTVLVIAHRLSTVVDAHEILVMEQGLIVERGTHAALLAQRGRYAQMWALQQDGHDRQDQDPQQGLEQPLAPHG; encoded by the coding sequence GCGCCCGAAGCGCGCGGCGACTGGCACACCATCGCGCGCCTGCTGCCGTACTTCTGGCGCTACCGCTGGCGCGTCGGCATCGCGCTGGGCTTCATGGTCGCGGCCAAGCTGGCCAACGTCGGCGTCCCGCTGCTGCTCAAGCAGCTCGTCGACAGCCTGGACATCCCCGCCGGCAGCGCGCAGGCGCTGATGGTCGTGCCGGTGGGGCTGCTGCTCGCCTACGGGATGCTGCGGCTGTGCACCTCGCTGTTCACCGAGGCCCGCGAGTTGATCTTCGCCAAGGCCACCGAGGGCGCCTCGCGCAGCATCTCGCTGCAGGTGTTCCGGCATCTGCACGACCTCAGCCTGCGCTTCCACCTCGAACGCCAGACCGGCGGCATGACCCGCGACATCGAGCGCGGCACGCGCGCCGTGCACGCGCTGATCTCGTACTCGCTCTACAGCATCTTCCCGACGCTGGTCGAGGTCGTGCTGGTGCTCAGCCTGCTGGCGGTGAAGTTCGACGTGCTCTTCGCCTGGATCACCGGCGCGGCGCTGGTGTTCTACATCGGCTTCACGATCGTCGTCACCGAGTGGCGCACCAAGTACCGCAAGCTGCTCAACGAGCTGGACTCGCACGCGCACAGCAAGGCGATCGACTCGCTGCTGAACTACGAGACGGTGAAGTACTTCAACAACGAGGACTTCGAGGCCGCCCGCTACGACCAGAGCCTGGAGCGCCTGCGCCGCGCGCAGCTGAAGTCGCAGCGCACGCTGTCGCTGCTCAACAGCGGGCAGCAGGTGATCATCGCGGTGGCGCTGGTGGCCATGCTGTGGCGCGCGACGCAGGGCGTCGTCGACAGCCGCATGAGCCTGGGCGACCTGGTCATGATCAACGCCTTCATGATCCAGCTCTATATCCCGCTGAACTTCCTCGGCGTGATCTACCGCGAGATCAAGCAGAGCCTCACCGACCTGGACAAGATGTTCGGGCTGCTGGCCCGCGAGCGCGAGATCGCCGACGCGCCCGGCGCTCAGCCGCTGCGAGTGAACGGCGCCGCGGTGCGCTTCGACGACGTGCACTTCGCCTACGAGCCGCAGCGCCCCATCCTCAAGGGCGTGAGCCTGGAGATCCCGGCGGGGAAGAAGGTCGCCGTCGTCGGTCCGAGCGGCTCGGGCAAGAGCACGCTGGCGCGGCTGCTGTACCGCTTCTACGACGCGCAGTCGGGCCGCATCGCGATCGACGGCCAGTCGCTCGCCGAGGTCACGCAGCACAGCGTGCGCCGCGCCATCGGCATCGTCCCGCAGGACACCGTGCTGTTCAACGACACCATCGCCTACAACATCGCCTACGGCCGGCCCGAGGCGACGACGGAGGAGATCGAGGCCGCCGCGAAGTCCGCGCACATCCACGACTTCATCCGCCATCTGCCGCTGGGCTACCAGACCATGGTCGGCGAGCGCGGGCTGAAGCTCTCCGGCGGCGAGAAGCAGCGCGTCGCGATCGCGCGCACGCTGCTGAAGAATCCGCCCATCCTGATCTTCGACGAGGCGACGTCGGCGCTGGACTCGCGCAACGAGCGCGCCATCCAGGCCGAGCTCGAAGCCGCCGCGCAGGACAAGACCGTGCTGGTCATCGCGCACCGCCTGTCCACCGTCGTCGACGCCCACGAGATCCTGGTGATGGAGCAGGGCCTCATCGTCGAGCGCGGCACGCACGCGGCGCTGCTCGCGCAGCGCGGCCGTTACGCGCAGATGTGGGCGCTGCAGCAGGACGGTCACGATCGTCAGGACCAGGACCCCCAGCAGGGGCTTGAGCAGCCCCTCGCACCACACGGATAA
- a CDS encoding amino acid ABC transporter substrate-binding protein: protein MKKALLVLALGAALAGVAQADTLKKIKDTGSVTMGVRESSGALSYTLGDGKYVGYHVEICQRVLADVQKQLGLAKLDIKYLPVTSQNRVPLVQNGTVDIECGSTTNNLTRQKDVAFAVTTYVEEVRIAVKADSGITSIAQLNGKTVATTTGTTSVQLLRKHERANGVDFKEVLGKDHADSFLLLESGRADAFVMDGQILAGNIAKSRNPAGFKIVGEVLSVEPIAIMIRKDDPAFKKAVDDSIKGLMKSGEAAKLYDKWFTQPIPPTNTKVGLPATAATKEAWANPNDKPVEEYAKK, encoded by the coding sequence ATGAAGAAGGCATTGCTGGTACTGGCCCTTGGCGCCGCGTTGGCTGGCGTGGCGCAGGCCGACACGCTCAAGAAGATCAAGGACACCGGCAGCGTGACCATGGGCGTGCGCGAGTCGTCGGGCGCGCTGTCGTACACGCTGGGCGACGGCAAGTACGTCGGTTACCACGTCGAGATCTGCCAGCGCGTGCTGGCCGACGTGCAGAAGCAGCTGGGCCTGGCCAAGCTGGACATCAAGTACCTGCCCGTGACCTCGCAGAACCGCGTCCCGCTGGTGCAGAACGGCACCGTGGACATCGAGTGCGGCTCGACGACCAACAACCTGACCCGCCAGAAGGACGTGGCCTTCGCCGTCACGACCTACGTCGAGGAAGTGCGCATCGCCGTGAAGGCCGATTCCGGCATCACCTCGATCGCCCAGCTCAACGGCAAGACGGTCGCGACGACCACCGGCACCACCTCGGTCCAGCTGCTGCGCAAGCATGAGCGCGCCAACGGCGTGGACTTCAAGGAAGTGCTGGGCAAGGACCACGCCGACAGCTTCCTGCTGCTGGAGTCGGGCCGTGCCGACGCCTTCGTGATGGACGGCCAGATCCTGGCCGGCAACATCGCCAAGTCGCGCAACCCGGCCGGTTTCAAGATCGTCGGCGAAGTGCTGTCGGTCGAGCCGATCGCCATCATGATCCGCAAGGACGACCCGGCCTTCAAGAAGGCCGTGGACGACAGCATCAAGGGTCTGATGAAGTCGGGCGAAGCCGCCAAGCTGTACGACAAGTGGTTCACCCAGCCGATCCCGCCGACCAACACCAAGGTCGGCCTGCCGGCCACGGCGGCGACCAAGGAAGCCTGGGCGAACCCGAACGACAAGCCGGTCGAGGAATACGCCAAGAAGTGA